A region of the Montipora foliosa isolate CH-2021 chromosome 8, ASM3666993v2, whole genome shotgun sequence genome:
AAAGGGAGGAACTTTCTAAGACAAAGCTTGGATAAAAAATAAATGGATAAGGGAACATAATTAGAgaaaattgaatgaaagttaaaaataagtaataaaaaatgaataggaaaaaaaagaaatttaactgTAGACAGAGAAAGTAACCAAAATTAAAGATGTACAAAATCCTTTACAATATAAGAtttttcgttcttaaaaaatggATGAAAGCAGATCAATCCCATTACCtagacaactgaaaaaatgGTAATACTCTACCTCTACATGCATAAATTCAGTTCTTGCAAAATCCTTCTCATCAAAATACACGCTTGTGGCAACTTGACAACTTAATATACTAATTTTACAAGCCAAAATATTGTAAGTTACACTCACCAGTTGGACTTTTTTTATCCTTGAGTAGTTTGTCGAATGTGTATAGGATCTGGTAAGTTCTTTGTTACTCACTTATGCCTAGGATTGACccagatgcacacccaattttgacatccaacacctTCATACTCTAAAATGCAAATCATAAAGCCCTGAAAATTAGATGCCGTACACTCTGCTTCTACCATTGGCTTTTAAACCCTTTTCTTAatgcagggttttcaataactTTTCAAGCATATGCTTTGGGGCTAATCAAGGTAAGAAGCTgtcactcttgtctttttaATACAAAAGTTTGAGTGAAAATCTGACAAACAGACTGCAATATACCGTCAATGACCGGCTTCCAAGGAAACTCCAGCTTAATGAATATATTTGTTGTGCAATGGTTAAGGAGTAAATAGTTATCATTATGATTGAAGTTACAAGGCATAACAGGACACACACACTTTTCTGCGCAGTActtctgttttagttttcagTTGCCGTTGACATTGTAATAAAATGTTAATTGAACTGATGCATACTTCAATTAATATTTAGCCAATACCAAATGAGTAGGAGATCTGTAAAAACTGGGCATTTACAGTCACTGTGGCAAAATCTGAAAAGCCTCTTTCCGAAGAGCCTCTCTGGGATATTACTTGACCAGTCAAGTATGTACGTCCCAATCTGTAGCATCAGAACCCCTCTCTAGTTGTTATTCTTATGAAGCATGCACTCACAGCTTTGCTGCTAGTCAGCCAAGTCTTGACAACATTACCCACAACAAGAGCCCACAATCTGGAGCATACAACTCCCATGCTAGAACTATGTCACCAGTATTTAAAGGACACCAGGCCATTTTTAGATGAGCTTTTTAGTACCTTTCATATCTCAGAAGATTGGCTGGAAAGATATTTTTTAGCTGAGATTTCAATCTTCACGTAAACAGCTGATCAGGACTGTAAAAATGCTAAAACAAATGAATCAAAATTGTATTCTTCTGGTTACTGTGGACTTCTCTCCATACTGGGCGAGGTAAGGGCAAACACCTCTAGTAAACATGATGTCTAAAGTAATATCTTAAAATTTCTTACTATCTCAGCAACTCCAAATATCACAACAATGTCCAAGTTGGAGAGTTTAACCTGTAAGTAAAAGAACAGGATCATTGAGAATCATATCCTCTTGGGATGTACCAAAGAAATACCACTGACTTGTTGGCTCaagaataaattattgaaaGAGAATCACACTACCCCTTAACGTACCAAGCCTCATCAAAACAAACGAAAACCATCCTCCCTTTGTAATTTAAATGTGCAATTGCTTGgacaaataaagatgaaataaagATGTAAAAGTTAAGCTGACGTGTCACGCGTGACCTGAATCGTTAGAAATTTGAACTGCATGcgtgccagttttgaactttgtcCTTGAGATTCTGAATTCCCATGGATATTTTCCTTGATGTATCAAAAATTCCTAGTTATGAACTTTCCCTTCTTTATAAAATAAACGGTgattgaaaagtgaaaactatttctTGAAAACATTTGATGAATTGTTcagttattgtgcatttttcataCAGCAACTTTCAGAAAAATCTCCCATATTCCATTCAAGTCTCAGAAGCTCCAAAGATTATTTCAGTCTTGTGGATACTGGTCTCGTCCAAAAGAACTTAATAACAGAACAAGTTACAGAACACACAAAGCCAATCCTCTTTTCACTGCGAAGATGACACTACGTGTATTATTTTCATTACtactttttatttattccaaatggtctggatagcacaagtgtcactaatatttttaaaaatacaaccacacttttgagtttaaggaacatgtttcgatgtttcgatgtttcaaacatcatcttcagccatagtgattGTAACAttcagccttctcaaaaccggCCGGTCAACGGCTCAATGACCCACCTCCTCAGAAAGTTTGGCCGTCTCCTTCCAGTCAGAAACGTCTTATTTTGATTACGACAGgtgagacagaaaaaaaaacagacaacacaattttagctgtaaagtaaagtcactggAGAAGATATAGAGGCTTGACTTTAAAAATGCTTGTTTAACATTCAAATTCTCTtccacaatattttttttgcgtGGTGCACGTGAAATGTTTATTTAGCTaacattccagtatttcttatcagacaccatgcaagtgtcaattccacgtgtgaaattttgtcactttagatCCCCCAGATTTcactaaattgcatctgtgagtgtctaaatttcaaaaatttcctacGGGAACATGCCTAGCTTGCACATTTTGGGCACTCGCTTGGTGGTCaccccaaaacgcagactgtggactgtgcagaccgtgcagaccagggggaaaatatggcgttaccctcactattattgacaGCTAACCCTAAACAGGCTaccctgaatgttatttaggcctaattcaggctaatcgaattttcattttacagacggtctgcacagtctgcagtctgcatttttcaGTGGCCCCTCGCTTGGGTGCCTTTGGCACCAAAACCGTCTCCACTTTCCTTATAACCTGCTccccaaaaacattttgaggAGGCTGAACAttgaaatttttacaagataattcgtatatacatgtaattaatatataactatcaatacaatgattctttgtagattaaatgttcgttacaagttgaagtacatgtagataaaattcaaatgaaccaacaatattacagATGatacaactgacataacggtaaaagtttaaaagtgtaatgctaaactgacatgatcaacttgtttgttgagttcgggtttcaagcgctcaatatggaagctctccttgattttgagttgataaaAAGAAgaagcattatcaataattttgaagcaagaaacatcacaattatcctgacaatttttagaaagttaagatgcttgaaaatacaTATAACAAAGCCGCAATTAACATTCGGCTATAGGCACGctcttaagtttttttttatgctCATCTGTTGTCCTGCAATCTTTGTTTTCACCCTGACTTTGGCACTGCTGGAATGCAAAAAATCATTGGCACTGAAAGACCTGCTTCGCCCACTATTATGAATAACTATTATTGTCTCATAGGGTTATTTACAAAATTTTAGGTTATGATGCAAGACCTTAGTTTACTGGCCTAATAAAAAATCTTACAAAATCAGACCATTTGTATTTGTGAAAGCAAAGGCAACAGATTATGTCTGAGATATTCTTTACGCTCAGTTTTTGTGCAGTCAGGAAACACGAACTGCCGCTCAGCAGATTTGGCACATGAAATGTGACATTAAAATGTGTTGCATAAATGCTTCATTATTTTAACATCTACATTGCTGAGTGATGGTTAAATATAGGAACTTCCGCTATAGCCAGCCAGTTTCTAGATGATGACCACTTTAATGCCTGGAGTTAAGAGCATGTCTCACCTTCCACAAGTCATCTCTGGAAAATCATTGTCCTTCTTATGGAGTCCTTGTAGTCTTGCCTGCAGTTTTGAATACCAAACCAGCCAATGATTTAGTTTATACCCATGACGTTGGTAACCATGTCTAGCAGCGGCAAATACCTGCCAGAGAGCCAAAATCAAAGTTGATTGACAGGCAGTCCAAGAGCTAAGAATAGTCTTACCTACTCTGAGCAAGAGGCTTTAAAGTTGTACcagcttcaaaacaaaaacacgtaaCGCAGTAACAGGATGTGCAAACAGACACAACCACGATTTTGGCAATAGAACAATATGCCATGTTCTTATGTGCAGAACTTACTGTAGCACATATCTGAACAAAACTACATCAAAGTACATACTAATTACTAATGATAAAATGATCATTGATAGTTTTGCAGTCATTTCGTGACCAAATCATGAGAAATTCAAGTAAAAAGGCccatttcatcatcatcatcattatactTTTATTCATTGGTGAGTAGGCTCTTCGCATGACCGTGTCACATGACCTTgtcaattataaaaaaaaatggtcgtGGTACAAAACACAtgccaaaaatggaaagagCATGATTCAGGCCATTGACGTCAAAGTGCGTGATTTTAGAGCGGTTTAAACTttgaaaattgtaaaagaaTTGAGTGCTGGAGGCAAAGTTTGCCATCCAGCAGCTGTTTTCCGTATAAATCTCCCTTAAGCTTAAGTttttaagcattaaaatcaaTGTAAAATCTCTCGCCTAAATGTCAGCACttggcctcaaaattgacattctCACTAATTTCATCACGTTTCTTCTATTTCTGGCGTCTGGCATCTTTTTTGTACCAcaacaacttgtttttaggATTCAGGCCCCATCCACACATATCCAGACATTTTTGAatctgcatttttttctttccggattcgCCTTCTGTTCACACATATCTGGTGAATTTGCTGGCAAATCTGGAAGTTTTTGAATACACTCTCCAGAATGGAAATTTTTTAATCCGCTGTGAATCCAACTGTGTGGACGCTAAATTTATCCAGAATTTTTTAATTCGGATGatgtaacaagatcgagcccagttcctttCTCAAGATTACTGTcgccttgaggagtcctgagtcCAGATAGGCGTGGACAGgaaaatttgatttgaattcgctacgtgtggatgggaatattttttaatccggaaAATAAAAGttgcagattcaaaaatatcagGATAAGTGTGGACAGGCTTCACACAAGGGTCACCGTTCTCACGTGACACGATCACGCAAAGGGCCTATTATTACCCCTTCAACGTATGGAATGATAAACGAGTTTTAAACTAAAACTTGCCACTCTCCCATGGCCACTGCCCAAATCCACCATCGTCGATCGTTGCCTTTTAGAGGTTTTTGCCGGTTTTGTAATATTAGCAACTTGTCTCTCTGTCGCTGGCacataagaaaggaaaaattttcTCAGAGCTTGCGTGACAAACGGTACATTGACAAGAACAATTCCAAGTGCTGTGCCTCCTGTGATTCCAACAACtactttgccaaatttgcttGATTTCTTGGGGATCTTGTTGTCTTCTTGGAGCTCTATAAGATGGCTCTCGGAGTCCATTCCTCTAAAGAACACAGGACTGTTCAATTTGCACAATTAAgggcaaataaaataaagaggaCTCCAAAGTATCGAAAAGAAACACGAGAAAGGAacgtttttgctcttttgtggAAAGTTCCCATTCCATTTAAGCCGCGATAACCTTTCTCAAGAATTCGCTTGTTGATTCTTCTGCAACTCAACTGCAATGGTGAGTCAGTGGCTTCTTCTGACTCGTGTACGGGTGGGGAAGGGATTTGTGTTCGCGAATGATTTTTGCGTGAAAAACATAAGGTCATAAAAATCCGGAGTAGATTGCAGAATCCGGCCGAAAACAAAACCgaagattaaaaaaaacccacgaGATTCCTGCGTTTTCCGCTGTAAAGTCACAACTTTGCCTAACGTGGGTGGCGTAATAGTGTTACAACACAGCCTCGCTTGCATGATAAGAAGTATTGTTGAGGGAGGAAGTGAACCGGTGTAAACCAGAGCTGGTGTTGTTGAAAGTTCACGCTCCTTCGCGTTATTGGGCTGTATTCAAGTTAATCATCGGGTGAAAATAGCAAAAGCAATAAATTACTAAAGGTGGAGTTTCTTTCCggtttttagaatttttaaatgaACAATTTTCAGGGGAGTAGGACTCAAAACACAGGAGAGTGATCACCAAGAATGGGGAGCATAGCGTGACAGGACAAAGACAATTCATGCAAACACAAAAAACTTCATCTCaaaagtttaattaaaccagaactacttttacaaatgttaCAAACTATTACTTACAAACAATTTCAAGCATGCATTATGAGAAATCTTCTGTTACATATTGATAATAGAGTTTTACAATgcaattaaaaaaccaaagttgaaatattatttacaaactGTCCAAATATTTTGTGCTCTACCCCgaagggtcttttttttttttggatctACTTTTTTTACTACCTATAACACTACGTTGTAGTGTGGTTACTAgtatttaaaatttttcattaactaaaaaaatgtgaaagttGTGAAAGTTAGGATCCAAATTTCACCTCAACTttcctgattggttcatttcattcaagaattggacctcttagaaaacaagacattttctttatcttttttgtgattggttaattgaacaacaaaactcctttttgattggttcatttggaTCCGTAGATGACATCAGCAAAGTAGTTGAATATCAactcagcattttttttttttgcaccaaagccaatatttacaagaaaaatataCTCGATTGGCGCCTTTGAAACACGATCCTGTGCTATCAGTTTACAATGGACTTAAAAGACGTACAACTAAAAGAATGGAACTAAAGAAATTATCAGTACAAATTCAAGTCACTTAAGCATTGAATAATCAAAGGTTCATTGGGAAGAAGTGCAAGGAGCTGagctttgaaatgttttacaCAGAGACCATGGACacttcaaaaaagttgtttgGTTTACGAAATAGTTGGACATTTTGTCTTTGTAAAGCTATTTTTGGTAAGCTGGATTTTAAATGAAATCGCTTGTATGTCACAGTGTAATAAACTAAATTTACTGTCAAATTTGTTTGACTTTGTTGCTCTTGTATTGTTCATTCATCTGTTATGTTTGAacctataataattttgttatttaaaaagGCTTTCACGAATCCATGGTCCCTTTATATTCAAAGGGTTGAAATATTTAAACCTTCAGTTTTTCTCGTACTGATTTAGTAACCGTCCTaacttcaaactttcaatttcgtAAGCTAAAAAACGTCGAAATGAAACGACTGCGTGTTTTTAGGGTTTAAGTTTATTCAAACACAAACTATGCAATTAATATGCTCCACTGATTTACGAAAGGCGGCTTTATTAGTAATATTGTTACCCATGAGGTTTAAGATCTTTAGTTTGCAATTACTGTGCTTTAGTGCTGCTGATAAATGCTCGGCTGCTTCATCAGTTAACTTGTTAATCCCGAGGTTTAAgctgtttagtttgcaattaCTGTGCTTTAGTGCTGCTGATAAATACTCGGCTGCTTCATCAGTTAACTTGTTATCCCTGAGGTCTAAGCTGTTTAGTTTGCATCCAGTATTGACAAGAAACTTTTGCACTTCTTTTGCACCCAATGAACCAAGATTATTAATCGCCAAATTCATACTCAAAACTCCCGAAGCATTTCCTAAGAAATGCGAGACAGCAGCAAAGTCAAAAGGCCCGAGTGAACAGCCACTAAAATATACGGCGTTAAAGCCAAtttgcttaattttgttttgtaacacTGCCTGCTGTTTTTCATCATCAATCTCGTACAAACACTTACATAAGTTCAGTGCTAGTTCTTTGTCAATTATAGCTGGCCAACAGGTCAGTCTTTTTGTCCCTGGTAACGAGTCATCATCCATCAGTTGCCATTCGAAGTTCTCCTCAGTCGACATTGGAAGCAGTTTGATAAAAATGTCGCTGTTTGAGCTCTCTGTTTCTGGATCAGGCTCGAGTAATCCAGCCATAAACTGCAGCACCATTTGCCATGCACCATCTTTAATGTGTTCTGACACAAAGTTTTCGAGTTCCCTTTTATTCAAGGACTCCACAACATTTTTTGCAGCGAAGAATTCTTGCAGTGTCAAATGTGTAAAGCAATATTGGGCTTTCGGCGGCTCATTAAAACGGGATTTGGCGTCTGGCAATCTGTGAAGAAGTCCACAATCTTCCAAACCACTGACTTCGCTTGACTCAAACAGCAATCTTCCTTGTTTTACTCCCTCAAAAGCAATTTCTCCCAGTCTCTTGAAAATTTCTTTGTGATCATTTGGGAGCTTGTTAAACGGCAAGTACATGTAATCTTTGAGATTACCTTGAGCGTTGCTTGGCCGATTgtgtttaaaaaagaaaatctttACAACCATCGTGTAAATATCAGTCATTCTTGTCGGCAGGGTGTGTGCTGTATCAGTGAGACTGAAAATTTCCATAAGACAAGAACAAATAAGAAAACAGTTCACTGGGATGTAGCACAATGAAAACAGGTTCATGTTCGACTTAATGTGTCCCCAAAGTTTGTCCTTTGCGTCGCGAACTCCTTGTGTAAACTTTTCGACATAGTCTTCAACCTTTTCGGACGTAAATCCAAGGATTTCGACTGTTCTATCAAAGTTCACATCTTCAACACAGGTCACTGCCGTTGGTCTTGTTGTTGTGACTATGTTTAGACCACGAAGAAGTTGTCCTCCCGCTAGTTTGTTAAACAAAGCGGAAACAGGCATCTTCTCCTCCAAGCCATTTTTGTAACATGTGTGGTCTTTTCCAGCGATATCCTCTTTCGCAGAATATTCATCGACTCCgtcaaaaataaaaagaactcgGCTTGGGTAGTTAATGACGAAATCCCACACTGCTCCATCTAACTGCTCCACTGTTTCTGCTTCAGCCAACAGTTCACGGAGACTAAGCAATGGATTGCTTGTAAAGCGCCTGAATTTCAGGAGGAACACAACAACAATGTGTTTTTTGTCATCTTGATCTCCATTAAAGGCTTCACCAGATGCCCACATTCGAAGGATTTTAGTGCTTAGCAATGTCTTTCCTATGCCAGGACGTCCAACAACAAGGACATTCTTGTGTTGTTTGTCAATGAGATCGTCTGGCGTGGCGTACAGACAGTCCTTAGAATTGGGCGGGTATTGTTTGAGCTGCTCGCTTCTGTTTTGCGCGAAGACATGAAAAGCTCTGCCTTCATGGATTGCCACATTGACATAAATTTGATCAGTTTTTAGATTATTGGGTTTTGGGCCTTCGCCTGGCTTCCGTCGAAAAGGTTGCTTCAAGTCATGGAGTTGCTCCGTGGAATTTAAGCAATCatccttcatttttttaatggcttctGTCAGTACAAGTTGCTCTCGAGCGAGTTCTTCCGCTTCACCCGTATTCAGTGATGAAGGAGCATTTTGGACAGTGACGGCTTCCTGCACTGCAGGTTGACAACCACTTTCTACCTCAGTTAACGGTATTTCTCCTGGAGGTGTTTCCTGTTGTTGATCCGAGTTCGATCTCAAATGATCAGCATAAAACTGTCGATTGTCCATAAAAGTTCTTCCTTTCTTAGCTCGTGATAAGATCCAGACAATCTCCACTAAAGCAAAAAATGCGAAAATGCCGTTAACGACTGTCACAGCATTGATCCAGAAAGTCTTATTCGCTGCTCTCTGACTGAAACATTTGTAAAGTGTTGATTGTGTCTGGTTCGTAGATAGATCCCCCGAATCATTACCTTTTTCAACACGACAGGTAAAATCTGTGGGAAAGTGCCCGGGATAAAATAGGTCGGTTTCCAGgaagacaatgaaaatgattCCCAGAGCAAATTTTGCGGCAAGTTGAGATAAATACGAGACGAAAAGCCGACGCCTTCGGCTTGGATTCCTCCGCTCTCCTTCGGCATCTTGGTGACCGCCCTCGAGTCTATTAACTGTTGACTTGACGTACTGCGAGTATACGAGGGAAACAATGGAAATCGCGGAGAAATTAACAATGATGAAGGCGTAGGGAGGAATGCCgagtttgttgattttcttttggtACTGGTCGAAGCACTTTCTTCGGATGAAATCCTTGTCGCTGCCGGTTTTCACAACGCAGCCAAAGTCGAACCTGGGTTCACTGATTTCCAACTCTGAAAATATCCCAGTCGCTGCCAAACCAACAAAAATCCAAAGTAAGACTGCTACAAAACTAAGGCTGTTAAAAGTTTTGGGAGTTAACGCCTCTCTTAAATCCATTTCGATCGTGTTTGATCGTTTCGAGTTTGCTTCTCATCTGGGTGTGGTGTAGAAGTGGCGTCGTTATAAGGCCAAGATTGACAGCAAAGGATTTAATTAATCTTTCTAAATAAGGCATGGCTTGCCACTCAGTCACTTCATAACAGATGTCCAATGACCCGCACTGACCTCACTGggagctaaaaacaaaactagttGCAAAGGCGTCAGTCATGAAAGATCTTTGGAACAAAATCAGTAGTGGGttattttgaaagtgaaaataactaatactagtagtaatcaaagattaggagtgcgttctccgcctgtgataatagttgtctgttgctgaaatcattactgtgaacggcGGAGGTGTTACAGACATATAACATACTTgctttaatgatgaaatggtatatgaaatggatcatatatgaactgcggataggaaatcaagtgaagctatgatcttcgcagttatgagcaatttttgcaattgcgtaaagaagcctgaaaaattcaggacttcaacggggtttgaacccgtgacctcgcgattccggtgcgacgctctaaccaactgagctatgaagccactgacgttgggagctggtcatttgtgggttctaatggtcccgtgaggaatgaaatcaatgatgaaatggtatatgaaatggatcatatatgaactgcggataggaaatcaagtgaagttgaagtcctgaatttttcaggcttctttacgcaattgcaaaaattgctcataactgcgaagatcatagcttcacttgatttcctatccgcagttcatatatgatccatttcatataccatttcatcattgatttcattcctcacgggaccattagaacccacaaatgaccagctcccaacgtcagtggcttcatagctcagttggttagagcgtcgcaccggaatcgcgaggtcacgggttcaaaccccgttgaagtcctgaatttttcagccttctttacgcaattgcaaaaattgctcataactgcgaagatcatagcttcacttgatacttGCTTTATTTAATGCGATTCgatatgacctttgatgacacgttgcgtgacggctccagtttcggtaaactagcaaattcatgttattaaacgtcacattttcacttttactggtaatgtttCAGCATGAAGGCTGATTtctaaaaagaatacttgtgttacatctagtactccgggtattctgagctggaagcacaaatatcagctgaCATCTGTAAcctttgctctcgcgtttccggcccgtttatccgtggtttatgttaacaaactcccggaaaaactccgtgcgactggcaataattattatttccgctgatgaataaaataagtcagcatttacattgctcttccttagttctggcttactcttataggtcttggcttcagagtactcttccatcgattcaatttcgaccttcgctGAGTACAGACTAAACAATTTGTGGCCACTGGAACtatatattaaagtcaacaaatgtaatcaaaatatagccaatgaaatatggctattcccacgcgtacggttaacataccaaagccaaggcgattcgtTGCAGCTGGAGCATCTCGCAAAAAccgactcgaaatcctaactcgaaaatccaactcgaaatcctaactcgggaGTTAATTTGTCTCATAATAAAGCTGAACTACTGTAATAAGACGCACGTATTTAATTTCGTAAACAATTTGCGTGACGCTACGGACACAGACTCGCCGGCGCGtgctttataaaaataaaaactattcCTTCCAGAAAAATCATATAAATATTATCGGCGCATCTTACAAACTTCGAATGaagatcttgttttttttaacgGAGAGCACTTTACCGTTTGAATCAGCGAATTAAGCACGGTACAACCgaagatatgttttttttttcgtgtatgCCGTGACATTGCACAATGCTCTCTCGCCGGCAAGGGCCTTagaaaagcaaacttttccCTCGCCATTTCACATCGCTGTCATCAAAATTCAAGgtgtaaaaataagaaatattttagcttgtattttaaaaataatttgtgttAGCAATATTCATCATATTATAGGCTTGTTAGGTCCC
Encoded here:
- the LOC138013074 gene encoding nucleotide-binding oligomerization domain-containing protein 1-like, which gives rise to MDLREALTPKTFNSLSFVAVLLWIFVGLAATGIFSELEISEPRFDFGCVVKTGSDKDFIRRKCFDQYQKKINKLGIPPYAFIIVNFSAISIVSLVYSQYVKSTVNRLEGGHQDAEGERRNPSRRRRLFVSYLSQLAAKFALGIIFIVFLETDLFYPGHFPTDFTCRVEKGNDSGDLSTNQTQSTLYKCFSQRAANKTFWINAVTVVNGIFAFFALVEIVWILSRAKKGRTFMDNRQFYADHLRSNSDQQQETPPGEIPLTEVESGCQPAVQEAVTVQNAPSSLNTGEAEELAREQLVLTEAIKKMKDDCLNSTEQLHDLKQPFRRKPGEGPKPNNLKTDQIYVNVAIHEGRAFHVFAQNRSEQLKQYPPNSKDCLYATPDDLIDKQHKNVLVVGRPGIGKTLLSTKILRMWASGEAFNGDQDDKKHIVVVFLLKFRRFTSNPLLSLRELLAEAETVEQLDGAVWDFVINYPSRVLFIFDGVDEYSAKEDIAGKDHTCYKNGLEEKMPVSALFNKLAGGQLLRGLNIVTTTRPTAVTCVEDVNFDRTVEILGFTSEKVEDYVEKFTQGVRDAKDKLWGHIKSNMNLFSLCYIPVNCFLICSCLMEIFSLTDTAHTLPTRMTDIYTMVVKIFFFKHNRPSNAQGNLKDYMYLPFNKLPNDHKEIFKRLGEIAFEGVKQGRLLFESSEVSGLEDCGLLHRLPDAKSRFNEPPKAQYCFTHLTLQEFFAAKNVVESLNKRELENFVSEHIKDGAWQMVLQFMAGLLEPDPETESSNSDIFIKLLPMSTEENFEWQLMDDDSLPGTKRLTCWPAIIDKELALNLCKCLYEIDDEKQQAVLQNKIKQIGFNAVYFSGCSLGPFDFAAVSHFLGNASGVLSMNLAINNLGSLGAKEVQKFLVNTGCKLNSLDLRDNKLTDEAAEYLSAALKHSNCKLNSLNLGINKLTDEAAEHLSAALKHSNCKLKILNLMGNNITNKAAFRKSVEHINCIVCV